In Chaetodon auriga isolate fChaAug3 chromosome 7, fChaAug3.hap1, whole genome shotgun sequence, a genomic segment contains:
- the LOC143323216 gene encoding extracellular calcium-sensing receptor-like, which yields MHTVKHNFTAMPEPLRCTGSIDSRELRFSRAMIFAIEEINNSTELLPGIKLGYQIHDSCASVPVAVHAAFQLSNGLDPVYDTSDNCSQSGVVMAIIGESGSTPSISMSRIFGSFNIPQVSHFATCACLSDKKQYPSFFRTIPSDQFQADALAKLVKHFGWTWIGAIRSDSDYGNNGMASFLEAAQKEGICVEYSESFYRTHPRSRIQRVADVIRRSTAMVIVAFAASGDLRILLEELSLEPSLPRQWIGSEAWVTDPDMLRFSFCAGAIGFGIQQSVIPGLRDFLLDLSPSEVAASPVLTEFWEDSFNCRLEKTTDERLCDGTEDIQSLQSPYTDTAQLRITNMVYKAVYAIAHAIHNAVCQERNSTIHCDKFTRIESKQVLAQLKKVNFSQNGYDVSFDANGDPVATYELVNWQKTESGSIKLVTVGLYDASLPVGQEFRINRNLTWIEDSTQVPISVCSDSCPPGTRKVLQRGKPICCYDCVPCPEGEISNATDSPDCFPCPKELWPNADRDTCFPKPVEFLSFDEVLGIILAAFSVGGACLAIITAAVFFRHRSSPIVRANNSELSFLLLFSLTLCFLCSLTFIGAPSEWSCMLRHTAFGITFVLCISCVLGKTIVVLMAFKATLPGSNVMKWFGPLQQRMTVVSFTCIQVLICIIWLVVSPPFPMKNLTTYKERIILECALGSAIGFWAVLGYIGLLAVFCFLLAVLARKLPDHFNEAKLITFSMLIFCAVWITFIPAYVSSPGKFTVAVEIFAILASSFGLTFCLFAPKCFIILFQPEKNTKKHLMNKNQS from the exons atgcacacagtgaagcaCAACTTCACCGCTATGCCTGAGCCACTAAGGTGTACAGGGAG cattgACTCTCGTGAACTGCGCTTCTCACGCGCAATGATTTTTGCCATTGAGGAGATTAATAACAGCACGGAGCTGCTGCCGGGCATCAAACTCGGTTATCAGATCCACGACTCGTGTGCCTCAGTGCCCGTGGCGGTGCATGCAGCATTCCAGCTTTCAAATGGTCTGGACCCGGTGTATGACACCAGTGACAACTGCTCACAATCTGGTGTGGTGATGGCTATCATCGGTGAGTCTGGGTCCACGCCATCCATCAGCATGTCGCGCATCTTTGGGTCCTTTAACATTCCTCaa gTGAGCCACTTTGCCACTTGTGCATGTCTGTCCGATAAGAAGCAGTATCCGAGTTTCTTCAGAACAATCCCCAGTGACCAGTTCCAGGCTGACGCGCTGGCCAAGCTGGTAAAACACTTTGGCTGGACTTGGATAGGTGCCATCCGGTCCGATTCGGACTATGGCAATAATGGCATGGCATCTTTCTTGGAAGCAGCACAGAAGGAGGGGATCTGTGTGGAGTACTCTGAATCTTTCTATCGGACCCACCCAAGGAGCAGGATCCAGAGAGTAGCTGATGTTATCCGCAG GTCAACAGCTATGGTTATTGTGGCATTTGCAGCCTCTGGAGACCTGAGgatcctgctggaggagctgtcGCTAGAGCCTTCTCTGCCTCGTCAGTGGATTGGCAGTGAGGCCTGGGTAACTGACCCAGACATGCTGAGATTCAGCTTCTGTGCTGGAGCCATCGGATTTGGCATTCAGCAATCTGTCATCCCAGGTCTGAGAGACTTCTTGCTggatctctctccctctgaagtGGCTGCCTCTCCAGTGCTGACTGAGTTCTGGGAGGATTCATTCAACTGCAGActggaaaaaa CCACAGACGAGAGGTTGTGTGATGGAACTGAAGATATTCAGAGTCTCCAGAGCCCGTACACAGACACGGCTCAGCTCCGAATCACAAACATGGTCTACAAGGCTGTATATGCAATAGCACATGCCATTCATAATGCTGTGTGTCAGGAAAGAAATTCTACAATTCATTGTGACAAATTCACCAGGATAGAGTCCAAACAG GTTCTTGCTCAGCTGAAGAAAGTCAATTTTTCCCAAAATGGTTATGATGTGTCATTCGATGCCAACGGGGATCCTGTAGCCACATATGAACTGGTTAACTGGCAAAAAACTGAGAGTGGCAGCATTAAGTTGGTGACAGTAGGGCTCTATGATGCATCACTGCCAGTGGGTCAGGAGTTCCGTATCAACAGGAACCTCACCTGGATCGAGGACAGCACACAA GTGCCTATATCAGTGTGCAGTGACAGCTGTCCTCCAGGAACTCGtaaagtgctgcagagaggaaaaccCATCTGCTGTTATGATTGTGTACCATGTCCTGAGGGAGAGATTAGCAATGCTACag attccCCTGATTGTTTCCCTTGCCCCAAGGAGTTGTGGCCTAATGCAGATAGAGACACTTGTTTCCCAAAGCCTGTAGAGTTTCTGTCCTTTGACGAGGTCCTAGGAATCATCCTGGCTGCATTCTCCGTTGGTGGTGCCTGTCTTGCCATtataacagcagctgtgttctTTCGTCACAGGTCATCCCCGATTGTAAGAGCCAATAACTCagagctgagcttcctgctgctcttctccctgaCTCTATGTTTCTTATGTTCATTGACTTTCATTGGAGCACCCTCTGAGTGGTCCTGCATGCTGCGCCACACAGCGTTTGGGATCACCTTCgtcctctgcatctcttgtGTTCTAGGAAAAACAATAGTAGTGTTAATGGCCTTCAAAGCTACACTCCCAGGCAGTAATGTCATGAAATGGTTTGGTCCACTACAACAAAGGATGACTGTAGTTTCTTTCACATGTATTCAAGTTTTAATATGTATTATTTGGTTGGTTGTTAGTCCCCCTTTTCCAATGAAAAACCTCACCACATACAAGGAGAGAATCATCCTGGAGTGTGCATTAGGCTCTGCTATTGGTTTCTGGGCTGTGCTCGGGTACATAGGCCTACtggctgtcttttgttttttgttagcTGTCCTCGCTCGGAAACTACCTGATCATTTTAATGAAGCCAAGCTTATTaccttcagcatgctgatattctgtGCAGTGTGGATCACCTTTATCCCAGCATATGTCAGCTCTCCTGGGAAATTTACTGTGGCTGTGGAGATATTTGCCATCCTGGCCTCCAGTTTTGGACTAACATTCTGTTTATTTGCTCCAAAGTGTTTCATCATATTGTTTCAGCCAGAGAAGAACACCAAGaaacatttaatgaacaaaaatcaATCCTAG